One segment of Pseudanabaena sp. FACHB-2040 DNA contains the following:
- a CDS encoding esterase-like activity of phytase family protein, which translates to MRQIFKLWLAVGLVGLLLLGGCAIPRVKAEDRLFLRVSVDYLDEYRLPQQDFEGTTVGGLSAIAYSPQTNQLYALSDDRGRLGPPRFYTLTLGLTSDSAGTPAFESLAVDSFTELTDPEGQSYGVGQLDPEGMALSPRQTVLISSEGDASQGVAPLIGEFDLATGQMQAAFRLPERYLPNDETPPSQGIQNNLSLESLTVSLGQPSNALIEPFRVFTATESALVQDYDDDPARSLNNRFLHYLIGESQSTVIAEHRYPLDLEPQGALLNGLTELLTLDQGGHFLALERAFGLRGFQVKLFQLATGGATDISRVASLKGDVEGIQPIRKQLVLDLTAAGIAAENLEGMTLGPRLPDGSQSLLMVSDNNFEESQETQFLLFRLKVG; encoded by the coding sequence ATGCGTCAAATATTCAAGCTCTGGTTGGCGGTTGGCTTGGTGGGTCTGCTGCTGCTGGGAGGCTGTGCGATACCTCGGGTGAAGGCTGAGGATCGGTTGTTTCTCAGGGTGTCGGTGGACTATCTAGATGAGTATCGGCTGCCTCAGCAGGATTTTGAGGGGACGACGGTGGGGGGGCTAAGTGCGATCGCATATTCCCCCCAGACCAATCAGCTCTATGCCCTCTCTGATGACCGGGGCCGCCTGGGGCCACCTCGCTTTTATACGCTGACGCTGGGGCTGACCTCCGATAGTGCAGGCACGCCTGCCTTTGAAAGCCTGGCTGTAGACTCTTTCACGGAGCTGACAGATCCAGAGGGGCAGTCCTATGGTGTAGGCCAGCTTGACCCTGAGGGCATGGCTCTGTCGCCTCGGCAAACGGTTTTGATCAGCAGTGAAGGAGACGCTAGCCAGGGCGTTGCTCCGCTGATTGGGGAGTTTGACCTAGCGACAGGGCAAATGCAGGCGGCTTTTCGGCTGCCGGAGCGCTACCTGCCCAATGACGAAACACCGCCTAGCCAAGGCATTCAAAACAACCTCAGCCTAGAATCTTTGACCGTGAGCCTGGGGCAACCGAGCAACGCCCTGATCGAGCCGTTTCGCGTCTTTACCGCTACAGAATCGGCCTTGGTGCAGGACTACGACGATGATCCGGCCCGGTCTCTCAACAACCGCTTTTTGCACTATCTGATTGGGGAAAGCCAGTCTACAGTCATTGCCGAGCACCGCTACCCTCTAGATTTAGAACCCCAGGGGGCTCTGCTCAATGGCTTGACTGAGCTACTGACCCTCGATCAGGGAGGGCATTTCCTGGCCTTGGAGCGGGCCTTTGGCCTGCGGGGTTTTCAGGTCAAGCTGTTTCAGCTAGCGACTGGGGGAGCCACCGACATCTCAAGGGTTGCTAGCCTCAAAGGAGACGTGGAGGGCATCCAACCGATTCGCAAGCAGCTGGTGCTTGATCTCACGGCAGCCGGTATCGCCGCTGAAAACCTGGAGGGGATGACTCTAGGGCCTCGCCTGCCCGACGGCAGTCAGAGTCTCTTGATGGTCAGCGACAACAATTTCGAAGAGTCTCAAGAGACTCAGTTCCTGCTGTTTCGGCTAAAGGTGGGCTGA
- a CDS encoding Uma2 family endonuclease → MTIAVDQAIQQKPLSFDEFLARHGGDNRYELIDGEVFDLEPTGLHEEIAAFITAKICVQIDAMGLPWFVLQRGLLRPSNTGMTAFRPDVVVVDRGELIKEPLWSEQSILTLGSSIKFVAEVVSSNWQNDYARKVEDYAVLGISEYWIADYAGLGGTRHIGKPKQPTLSVCTLVDGEYEIRQFRGNEAIVSHTFLDLKLTAEQVLKTAG, encoded by the coding sequence ATGACTATTGCAGTCGATCAAGCAATTCAACAGAAGCCACTTAGCTTTGACGAATTTCTCGCTCGTCATGGTGGCGACAACCGCTATGAACTGATCGACGGAGAGGTATTTGATTTGGAACCAACAGGTTTACATGAAGAAATTGCCGCCTTCATTACCGCAAAGATCTGTGTCCAGATTGACGCAATGGGCTTACCTTGGTTTGTTCTCCAGCGAGGCCTATTACGCCCTTCTAACACTGGTATGACAGCATTTCGACCTGACGTTGTAGTGGTTGATCGCGGTGAACTGATTAAAGAACCGCTTTGGTCTGAGCAATCAATCTTAACGCTGGGCAGCTCAATTAAATTTGTGGCAGAAGTGGTCAGTAGCAATTGGCAAAACGACTATGCTCGTAAGGTCGAAGACTATGCAGTTTTGGGCATTTCGGAATATTGGATTGCAGACTATGCAGGATTGGGTGGGACTCGACACATTGGGAAACCCAAACAACCCACTCTTTCTGTCTGTACGCTAGTGGACGGGGAATATGAAATTCGGCAATTTCGGGGTAATGAGGCTATTGTCTCTCACACCTTCCTAGATCTAAAACTAACCGCTGAACAGGTTTTGAAGACTGCTGGGTAA
- a CDS encoding glycosyltransferase family 1 protein, whose amino-acid sequence MRIALFTETFLPKVDGIVTRLKHTVEHLQRSGDQVLVFSPEGGLREYKGAKIHGVSGMAFPLYPELKLALPRPSIGEALEQFNPDLIHVVNPAVLGLAGIYYSKSLNLPLMASYHTHLPKYLEHYGLGMLEGVMWELIKAMHNQAQLNLVTSTAMRSELSEHGVERVEVWQRGVDTELFRPELASEEMRSHLSQGHPEAPLLLYIGRLSAEKEIDRIKPVLEAIPGARLALVGDGPFRAELEKHFADLPVHFVGYLAGEQLASAYASADAFVFPSRTETLGLVLLEAMAAGCPVVAANSGGIPDIVTNGVNGYLFDPTDEQGAIKATQKLLEVKAEREQMRLNARAEAEKWGWAAATRQLQQFYKAILDQSSLPMAA is encoded by the coding sequence ATGCGGATCGCCCTCTTTACTGAGACCTTTTTGCCCAAGGTTGATGGCATTGTCACGCGCCTGAAGCACACGGTAGAACATCTCCAGCGATCAGGCGACCAGGTATTAGTCTTTTCTCCCGAGGGGGGGCTGCGCGAGTACAAAGGGGCAAAAATTCATGGCGTGTCGGGCATGGCGTTTCCGCTGTATCCGGAGCTGAAGCTGGCGCTGCCCCGGCCCTCAATTGGCGAGGCGCTGGAGCAGTTCAACCCCGACCTCATTCATGTCGTGAACCCAGCAGTGCTGGGACTGGCCGGGATTTACTACAGCAAGTCTCTAAACCTGCCGCTAATGGCTTCATACCACACTCACCTGCCCAAGTACCTGGAGCACTATGGGCTAGGCATGTTGGAAGGGGTGATGTGGGAGCTGATCAAGGCTATGCACAACCAGGCCCAGCTCAATTTGGTGACTTCGACAGCAATGCGGTCGGAGCTGAGCGAGCATGGGGTGGAGCGGGTAGAGGTGTGGCAGCGTGGGGTAGATACGGAGCTGTTTCGGCCTGAGTTGGCAAGTGAAGAGATGCGATCGCACCTCTCCCAAGGCCACCCCGAAGCGCCGCTGCTGCTCTACATCGGCAGGCTCTCCGCTGAAAAGGAAATTGACCGTATTAAGCCTGTCTTAGAAGCGATTCCTGGGGCACGTTTGGCCCTAGTGGGCGATGGGCCGTTTAGGGCTGAGCTAGAGAAGCACTTTGCCGATCTGCCGGTTCACTTTGTCGGCTACCTGGCCGGGGAACAGCTTGCCTCTGCCTATGCCTCCGCCGATGCCTTTGTTTTCCCCTCCCGCACCGAAACGCTGGGGCTAGTGCTGCTAGAAGCGATGGCGGCAGGCTGTCCGGTAGTGGCGGCAAACTCTGGCGGCATTCCCGATATCGTAACCAACGGTGTAAACGGCTATCTGTTTGACCCTACCGATGAGCAGGGAGCCATCAAAGCCACCCAAAAGCTGCTAGAAGTGAAAGCCGAACGCGAACAGATGCGGCTCAATGCCCGTGCTGAAGCCGAAAAGTGGGGCTGGGCTGCTGCTACTCGCCAGCTACAGCAGTTTTACAAGGCCATTTTGGATCAATCCTCGCTGCCAATGGCGGCATAA
- a CDS encoding alpha-amylase family protein, which produces MLDLWYKDAVIYCLDVEIYMDGNGDGIGDFVGLVDRLDYIAGLGVNCLWLMPFYPTPNRDNGYDITDYYNVDPRLGTLGDFVEFTRQAEQRGLRVIVDLVVNHTSTDHPWFQAACKDKGSKYRDYYVWADEKPENADEGIIFPGYQDSTWTYQEEAGAYYFHRFYDHQADLNVANPKVREEIYKVMGFWLQMGVSGFRVDAVPFLIELEGIKDTAEAKDPLLFLKEIRNFLSWRRGDAIVLAEVNEPMDKIADYFGDGDRMQLLFSFMGNQTLTLAIAREEAAPLINGLKAQPHPPEIGQWAYFVRNHDELTLDKLSDEEQDEVLQRFNQNKEDVWIFDRGIRRRFPPLLDNDPRRIRLTYSLMLTLPGTPVLFYGEEIGMGDDLSLEARDALRTPMQWSAQKNGGFSTASPDELVRSVIDEGPYGYQQLNVIAQRRDSESLLNWMERAIRMRKECPEFGWGSWEIIDTDNPAVFAHRCQWKDGTVIAIHNLSREACVVTLKLKDDEATCLTDLLEDQPYEAVQQGSHEIQLEGYGYRWFRVGGIHL; this is translated from the coding sequence ATGCTAGATCTTTGGTACAAAGACGCCGTCATCTACTGCCTTGATGTAGAAATCTACATGGATGGAAACGGAGACGGTATTGGAGACTTTGTCGGGTTAGTCGATCGCCTTGATTACATTGCAGGTTTGGGAGTCAACTGCCTCTGGCTAATGCCGTTCTACCCGACGCCCAATCGAGACAATGGCTATGACATTACCGATTACTACAATGTCGATCCTCGGCTAGGAACATTAGGCGATTTCGTTGAATTCACTCGGCAAGCAGAGCAACGTGGATTACGGGTGATTGTAGATTTGGTGGTGAATCATACCTCGACAGATCATCCGTGGTTTCAAGCTGCCTGCAAAGACAAAGGCTCTAAGTACCGAGATTATTATGTCTGGGCTGACGAGAAGCCAGAAAATGCTGACGAAGGCATTATTTTTCCGGGATACCAAGACAGCACCTGGACTTATCAAGAAGAAGCCGGAGCCTACTATTTTCATCGCTTCTACGATCACCAGGCAGACCTAAATGTCGCCAATCCTAAGGTGCGAGAGGAAATCTACAAAGTCATGGGCTTCTGGCTGCAAATGGGAGTATCCGGCTTCCGAGTAGATGCAGTCCCTTTTCTAATTGAGCTAGAAGGCATCAAAGACACCGCTGAAGCCAAAGATCCGCTGCTGTTCCTCAAGGAAATTCGCAACTTTCTGTCTTGGCGTCGAGGAGATGCGATTGTCCTAGCAGAAGTCAACGAACCGATGGACAAGATTGCCGACTACTTCGGTGACGGCGATCGCATGCAGCTATTGTTCAGCTTCATGGGCAATCAGACGTTGACTCTGGCGATAGCTCGAGAAGAGGCAGCCCCCCTGATCAATGGCTTAAAGGCACAACCCCATCCGCCTGAGATTGGGCAATGGGCGTACTTTGTGCGAAATCATGATGAGCTGACGTTAGACAAGCTCTCAGATGAAGAACAAGACGAGGTCTTGCAGCGATTTAACCAGAATAAGGAAGACGTGTGGATTTTTGATCGCGGCATTCGTCGCCGCTTTCCACCCCTACTAGACAACGATCCGCGTCGAATTCGCCTAACGTATAGCCTGATGTTGACCCTACCCGGAACGCCAGTGCTGTTTTATGGCGAAGAAATTGGCATGGGGGATGACCTGTCGCTCGAAGCCCGCGACGCTCTGCGCACACCCATGCAGTGGTCGGCTCAGAAGAACGGTGGATTTTCAACCGCTTCCCCTGATGAGTTGGTGCGTTCGGTTATTGACGAAGGCCCCTATGGCTATCAGCAGCTAAACGTCATTGCTCAACGACGCGATTCCGAATCGTTGCTCAACTGGATGGAGCGCGCCATCCGCATGCGGAAGGAGTGCCCTGAGTTCGGTTGGGGCAGTTGGGAAATCATTGATACAGATAATCCGGCTGTTTTTGCCCATCGCTGCCAGTGGAAAGATGGCACCGTAATCGCAATCCACAACTTATCAAGAGAAGCTTGTGTCGTGACGCTAAAGCTGAAAGACGACGAGGCAACGTGTCTCACTGACCTCTTGGAAGACCAGCCCTATGAGGCGGTTCAGCAAGGGTCTCATGAAATTCAATTAGAAGGATACGGGTATCGGTGGTTTCGGGTGGGCGGCATTCATCTTTAG
- a CDS encoding WG repeat-containing protein has protein sequence MTAPNLLRSIVLSATATFAWALAASSALAFSDTQSHWAATCIDQLAAQRRVSGYPEGSFRPQATLTRTEFAVLMLNSFGDVEPTRSAPTFRDVPATFWGYRAIRDAYAREFFSGYPDGTFRPTEAIPRVQAIAILANATHMSSPETAETVLQRYFDDAQQVPAYARNAIAAGTVGRLVVNHPNVRQLQPNRAITRGEVAALICQSLNLARTVPVQYVAGDRTVFTIPPEMGGFDRFSEGLVSFLFNGKVGYMNQQGTTVIAPQFDEGGTFSDGLAAVRVGAQWGFIDRTGAYAIPLQFTTRPDDFSDGMAAIRTEGGLTGFIDKSGAIAIQPQPYYATSFTEGLAAISVNGQSGFIDKTGAMVIQPRFEQVRAFSDGLAAVKVRPSPTASALWGYIDRTGAFVIEPQYYDAEPFSEGLAAVLGLNGDGRTWGYINRVGETAIQPQFFAHSEYQGPVTTPFSGGIAMVRRGEQAGFIDRTGRYAIATQFVDADRVSDGMARVNVGGTWTRVQTGCTQSDGCFYSSQLRGGKWGYIQMPRTANP, from the coding sequence ATGACCGCTCCTAACCTGCTTCGCTCCATTGTCCTCTCAGCAACCGCAACTTTCGCTTGGGCTTTAGCCGCTTCCAGTGCCCTTGCTTTTTCAGACACCCAATCTCATTGGGCAGCCACCTGTATTGACCAATTAGCGGCGCAACGTCGCGTGAGTGGTTATCCCGAGGGCAGCTTTCGGCCCCAGGCAACCCTTACTCGCACTGAATTCGCTGTTCTCATGCTCAATTCGTTTGGCGATGTTGAGCCGACTCGTAGTGCTCCGACGTTTCGAGATGTGCCCGCTACCTTCTGGGGCTATCGAGCTATTCGAGACGCCTACGCGCGGGAATTTTTCTCAGGCTATCCAGATGGTACGTTTCGACCTACAGAAGCCATTCCCCGAGTGCAGGCGATCGCAATTCTGGCGAATGCTACTCACATGAGCAGCCCAGAAACAGCGGAAACCGTCTTGCAGCGATATTTTGACGATGCTCAGCAGGTGCCAGCCTACGCTAGAAATGCGATCGCAGCCGGAACGGTTGGGCGCTTAGTCGTGAACCATCCGAACGTGCGGCAACTGCAGCCCAATCGAGCCATCACTCGGGGCGAGGTGGCGGCTTTGATCTGCCAGTCTCTCAACCTTGCTCGGACGGTGCCCGTACAGTATGTGGCAGGCGATCGTACGGTGTTTACGATTCCTCCGGAGATGGGAGGGTTTGATCGCTTTTCAGAGGGGCTAGTGTCCTTCTTATTCAATGGAAAAGTTGGATATATGAACCAACAGGGGACAACTGTAATTGCGCCGCAGTTTGACGAGGGGGGAACGTTTTCAGACGGGTTAGCGGCTGTGCGGGTAGGGGCTCAATGGGGCTTTATCGATCGCACGGGAGCCTACGCCATTCCCCTGCAGTTTACGACCCGCCCTGACGACTTCTCTGATGGCATGGCGGCCATTCGCACTGAGGGTGGACTGACTGGATTCATCGACAAATCGGGTGCGATCGCAATTCAGCCTCAGCCCTATTACGCGACCTCTTTTACGGAAGGGCTAGCCGCAATCTCAGTAAATGGTCAATCTGGCTTTATCGACAAAACGGGGGCAATGGTGATTCAGCCTCGGTTTGAGCAAGTCAGAGCGTTTTCAGACGGGTTGGCCGCTGTGAAAGTGCGTCCTTCTCCCACAGCTAGTGCTTTGTGGGGCTATATCGATCGCACCGGGGCATTTGTCATCGAGCCTCAGTATTACGATGCTGAGCCTTTTTCTGAGGGATTGGCTGCCGTTCTTGGCCTCAATGGTGACGGACGAACCTGGGGCTACATTAACCGCGTCGGTGAAACTGCCATTCAACCTCAATTCTTTGCCCATTCAGAGTATCAAGGCCCAGTGACGACTCCCTTTTCGGGGGGCATTGCCATGGTGCGTCGGGGCGAGCAGGCTGGGTTCATTGACCGCACGGGGCGATATGCGATCGCAACTCAGTTTGTAGATGCTGATCGTGTCTCGGATGGCATGGCACGGGTCAATGTGGGCGGCACCTGGACGCGAGTGCAGACGGGCTGTACCCAAAGTGACGGCTGCTTTTATTCCAGCCAGCTTCGGGGTGGCAAGTGGGGCTACATTCAAATGCCGCGCACTGCCAATCCGTAA
- a CDS encoding GAF domain-containing protein, whose amino-acid sequence MYQQRESTLSGQQEISLQRAINRIRRSLDLSAILETTVEEVRACLSLDRVMLYQFHADASGEVVAETIRDRCLPPLLGLNFPADDIPLWARELYLRARQRSIVNVHLQQIGFSPLLCPENGEPLAVEDIHYRTVSPCHVEYLTAMGVQASLVVPILHYDLQQQQVEPQLWGLLVAHHAQPRSFKVKELRLVQQIADQAALAIAQATLLVQAQQQAQREAALNKITSLLHSLPKIQLHEALEETVKLLQGVGGRLYLNTDHHLFAQVYTVGKQPILLSQDHLCPVEHHPLWQQTVHPEGPNDRIWAIDDLTQEAALQPIAEAFQPQRLRSLLVVPLQYNQVLLGYLSVFRHETETETWWAGRFNPAQEQQQPRQSFAAWRELKRGQIRGWQPRDIDLAQVLQRQFSMAIQHHSLYEQVQTLNSSLERQVQERTAELQQSLESAHLLRQVTDQIRSTLDYQLVLRTIVREVRSLLNTDRVVIYKFARNYQGTVVVEDVQEEWISILHEVYDDICFPLEYALQYRDQNRVSVVNDVEGSSLHPCHIQFLQSLQVKSNLVVPIRIGSQLWGLLVAHECRAPRQWKATEIALLQQLAEQAEIAIKQAKLYERSCITAETAMKQAIRLQQALQDLKQTQTQLIHTEKMSSLGQMVAGVAHEINNPINFIHGNVVHAQNYLQDLLSLVDLYQQGYAYTDPQVQKRISEMDLGFMQEDLPKLLSSMLLGSDRIRQIVLTLRNFSRLDEAKMKPVDIHDGLDSTLLILQNRLKAQPEHLAVILIKEYSDLPLVECYAGQLNQVFMNVINNAIDALHQQADAQTAKGFTAATGTIVIKTHQLDADWVEIAIKDNGPGMSEATHSKLFDPFFTTKPVGEGTGLGLSISYQIVEKHGGKLICLSAPGEGAEFKIQLPIQGSRSRGATVS is encoded by the coding sequence ATGTATCAGCAACGCGAGTCCACCTTGAGTGGTCAGCAGGAGATATCTCTTCAGCGGGCCATCAACCGCATTCGGCGCTCCCTGGATTTAAGTGCAATTCTAGAAACTACGGTAGAAGAGGTCCGGGCTTGTCTTAGCCTAGATCGGGTGATGCTCTACCAGTTTCATGCCGATGCCAGCGGTGAGGTGGTTGCTGAAACGATTCGCGATCGCTGCCTACCGCCGTTGCTAGGGCTTAACTTCCCAGCCGACGATATTCCCCTGTGGGCGCGGGAGCTATATCTTAGGGCGCGGCAGCGATCGATTGTGAATGTGCATCTGCAGCAGATTGGCTTTAGTCCCCTACTTTGCCCTGAAAATGGTGAGCCGCTGGCCGTTGAGGATATTCACTACCGGACGGTCAGCCCTTGTCACGTTGAGTATTTAACGGCAATGGGCGTGCAGGCGTCGCTGGTGGTGCCCATTTTGCACTACGACCTGCAGCAGCAGCAGGTTGAGCCGCAGCTGTGGGGTCTGCTGGTGGCGCACCATGCCCAACCCCGATCTTTTAAGGTGAAGGAGCTGCGGCTGGTGCAGCAGATTGCCGATCAGGCAGCGCTAGCGATTGCCCAGGCGACGCTGCTAGTTCAGGCGCAGCAGCAGGCGCAGCGGGAAGCGGCTCTCAATAAAATTACTAGCCTGCTGCACTCTCTTCCTAAAATTCAGCTTCACGAGGCGCTAGAGGAAACGGTCAAGCTGCTACAGGGCGTGGGTGGACGGCTATACCTCAACACCGATCATCACCTGTTTGCTCAGGTCTACACAGTAGGTAAGCAGCCGATCTTACTCTCCCAGGATCACCTGTGCCCAGTGGAGCACCATCCGCTCTGGCAACAGACTGTTCATCCCGAGGGGCCAAACGATCGCATTTGGGCTATTGATGACCTTACTCAAGAAGCTGCGCTCCAGCCTATTGCTGAGGCGTTTCAGCCGCAGCGGCTGCGCAGTTTGCTAGTAGTGCCGCTGCAGTACAATCAGGTGCTGCTGGGCTACCTGAGCGTTTTTCGCCACGAAACCGAGACCGAAACCTGGTGGGCCGGTCGGTTTAACCCGGCCCAAGAGCAGCAGCAGCCGCGTCAGTCTTTTGCTGCCTGGCGCGAACTTAAGCGGGGACAAATTCGTGGCTGGCAACCCAGGGACATCGATCTAGCCCAAGTTTTGCAGCGCCAGTTTTCCATGGCGATTCAGCATCATTCTCTATACGAGCAGGTGCAAACCCTCAATAGCAGTCTGGAGCGGCAGGTGCAGGAGCGCACGGCTGAGCTGCAGCAGTCGCTAGAGTCAGCTCATTTGCTGCGGCAGGTGACCGACCAGATTCGCAGCACGCTCGACTATCAGCTGGTGCTGCGAACGATTGTGCGCGAAGTGCGATCGCTACTCAATACTGATCGGGTGGTGATCTACAAATTCGCCCGCAACTACCAGGGCACCGTTGTTGTCGAGGATGTGCAAGAGGAGTGGATTTCGATCCTTCACGAAGTCTACGACGATATTTGCTTTCCCCTCGAATATGCTCTGCAGTACCGCGACCAAAACCGGGTCAGCGTCGTCAATGATGTAGAGGGCTCGTCTCTGCACCCTTGCCATATTCAGTTTTTGCAGAGCCTGCAGGTCAAGTCCAACCTAGTTGTGCCGATTCGCATTGGTAGCCAGCTCTGGGGTCTGCTAGTCGCCCACGAATGCCGCGCCCCTCGGCAGTGGAAAGCAACTGAAATAGCGCTGCTGCAACAGCTAGCTGAGCAGGCTGAGATTGCTATCAAGCAGGCAAAACTGTACGAGCGTAGCTGCATCACGGCAGAAACGGCGATGAAGCAGGCCATTCGCCTACAGCAGGCTTTGCAAGACCTAAAGCAGACCCAGACTCAGCTAATCCACACCGAAAAAATGTCTAGCCTGGGTCAGATGGTGGCTGGGGTGGCTCATGAAATCAATAACCCCATCAACTTCATCCATGGCAACGTTGTCCACGCTCAAAACTATCTGCAGGATTTATTGAGCCTGGTTGATTTGTATCAGCAGGGTTATGCCTACACCGACCCCCAGGTGCAGAAGCGCATTTCGGAGATGGATTTAGGCTTCATGCAGGAAGATTTGCCCAAGCTGCTGTCATCAATGCTGCTTGGCTCAGACCGGATTCGTCAAATCGTGCTGACGCTGCGCAACTTTTCGCGGCTAGACGAGGCCAAGATGAAGCCTGTCGATATCCATGATGGGCTCGATAGCACGCTGCTGATTCTGCAAAATCGGTTAAAGGCCCAACCAGAACACCTGGCCGTTATTCTCATTAAGGAATACAGCGATTTGCCTCTGGTTGAGTGCTATGCCGGACAGCTCAATCAGGTCTTTATGAACGTCATTAATAACGCTATTGATGCTCTGCATCAGCAGGCGGATGCCCAAACGGCAAAAGGCTTCACAGCAGCTACCGGAACCATCGTTATTAAAACTCATCAGCTTGATGCAGACTGGGTAGAGATTGCCATCAAAGACAATGGACCTGGTATGAGTGAAGCGACTCACTCTAAGCTCTTTGATCCTTTCTTTACGACTAAGCCGGTTGGGGAAGGCACCGGCTTAGGACTGTCAATCAGCTATCAAATCGTAGAGAAGCATGGCGGTAAACTGATCTGCCTGTCAGCTCCGGGTGAAGGCGCTGAGTTTAAGATTCAACTTCCGATTCAAGGGTCTCGATCGAGGGGTGCAACGGTTTCTTGA
- a CDS encoding fasciclin domain-containing protein — protein sequence MEQMEMQPTEMNQPGAATTNNIVDIAANGESFSTLEQAVQSAGLVNTLSGEGPYTVFAPTDEAFSLLPDGAIEYLFQPENQDLLRQVLTYHVVRGEVTASEIATGPVEAIGGGLAVRVADDGRVIVNNASVVNADIQASNGVIHAVNRVLLPETLQQTLASRLGLQDIYQ from the coding sequence ATGGAACAAATGGAGATGCAGCCAACAGAGATGAATCAGCCTGGTGCTGCTACGACAAACAACATCGTAGATATCGCTGCTAACGGTGAATCATTCAGTACATTGGAACAGGCAGTGCAGTCAGCAGGACTGGTTAATACGCTGTCGGGCGAAGGTCCTTACACGGTGTTTGCGCCTACGGATGAAGCCTTTAGTCTGCTGCCCGATGGTGCAATAGAGTACTTGTTCCAGCCTGAAAACCAAGACTTGCTGCGGCAAGTTCTGACTTATCACGTGGTTCGTGGCGAAGTTACGGCTAGCGAAATTGCGACCGGCCCCGTTGAGGCAATTGGTGGTGGACTAGCCGTTCGAGTGGCTGATGATGGTCGCGTTATCGTCAACAATGCCAGCGTAGTCAATGCCGATATTCAAGCTAGCAACGGCGTCATTCACGCGGTGAATCGAGTTCTCCTACCTGAGACGCTGCAACAGACTTTGGCATCTCGCTTAGGTCTGCAAGATATCTACCAGTAG
- a CDS encoding NAD-dependent epimerase/dehydratase family protein gives MRVLVIGGDGYCGWATALYLSNRGYEVGILDSLVRRHWDAQLCTETLTPIAPIQARLQRWKDLTGKTIDLFIGDINDYPFLEKSLLQFQPDSIVHFGEQRSAPFSMIDREHAVLTQSNNVIGNLNLLYAIRDHFPDCHLVKLGTMGEYGTPNIDIEEGYITIEHNGRKDTLPYPKQPGSFYHLSKVHDSHNIHFACKIWGLRATDLNQGVVYGVLTEETGMDELLINRLDYDGVFGTALNRFCIQAAVGHPLTVYGKGGQTRAFLDIRDTVRCVEIAIANPAEAGKFRVFNQFTEMFSVGDLAMMVKKASTTMGLNVEVDYLDNPRVEMEDHYFNAKNTNLLDLGLQPHYLSDSLLDSLLNFAVKYKQRVDNEQILPKVQWRR, from the coding sequence ATGAGAGTCCTAGTAATTGGTGGCGACGGCTATTGCGGGTGGGCAACTGCTCTGTATCTTTCCAATCGCGGGTATGAAGTCGGCATTTTAGACAGTCTGGTGCGGCGGCACTGGGATGCTCAGCTCTGCACCGAGACCCTGACTCCGATTGCCCCCATTCAAGCTCGCCTCCAGCGCTGGAAAGACCTCACTGGGAAAACCATTGACCTGTTCATTGGTGACATCAACGACTATCCCTTCCTAGAAAAGTCGCTGCTGCAGTTCCAGCCAGATTCTATTGTTCACTTCGGTGAGCAGCGGTCTGCCCCGTTCTCCATGATTGATCGGGAGCACGCCGTGCTAACCCAGTCAAACAACGTCATTGGCAACCTCAACCTGCTCTACGCGATTCGCGACCATTTCCCTGACTGTCACTTAGTGAAGCTGGGCACGATGGGCGAATACGGCACGCCCAACATCGACATCGAAGAGGGCTACATTACCATTGAGCACAATGGCCGCAAAGATACCCTGCCGTACCCCAAGCAGCCGGGTTCGTTCTACCACCTGAGCAAGGTTCACGATTCTCACAATATTCACTTTGCCTGCAAAATCTGGGGCCTGCGCGCGACTGACCTAAACCAGGGCGTGGTTTACGGCGTGCTGACCGAAGAAACCGGCATGGATGAGCTGCTGATTAACCGTCTCGACTACGATGGCGTGTTTGGTACGGCGCTCAACCGCTTCTGTATTCAGGCCGCTGTGGGCCACCCTCTAACCGTGTACGGCAAGGGCGGCCAAACCCGCGCCTTCCTCGATATCCGCGACACTGTGCGCTGTGTGGAGATTGCGATCGCAAATCCCGCCGAAGCCGGCAAGTTCCGGGTTTTCAACCAGTTCACTGAAATGTTTAGTGTTGGCGATCTGGCCATGATGGTCAAGAAAGCCAGCACCACAATGGGCTTAAACGTAGAGGTTGACTACCTAGACAACCCCCGCGTGGAAATGGAAGACCACTACTTCAACGCCAAAAACACCAACCTGCTAGACCTCGGTCTGCAGCCCCACTACCTCTCTGACTCGCTGCTCGACTCGCTGCTCAACTTCGCTGTGAAGTACAAGCAACGGGTTGATAACGAGCAGATTTTGCCCAAGGTGCAGTGGCGGCGGTAA